A single genomic interval of Microbulbifer variabilis harbors:
- a CDS encoding ATP phosphoribosyltransferase regulatory subunit — MTQADRWMLPDGIAEILPAGAVQVETLRRRLLDLYHCWGYELVIPPMLEFTESLLVGMGRDLDLSTFKVTDQISGRTLGIRADITPQTARIDAHSFPRAGANRLCYAGQVLHTRPRTAMGSRAPIQIGAELFGVDSLSGDIEVIFLMLESLQVAGIEDIYLDLGHVAIYRSLAEAAGLGDSEREELSALLQNKASADVYSWVSENISDSQVSGWLQALPSLAGGLDCLERAATQLAGAPQALLDALSDLQQVAEALGQRYPAVTLFFDLSEERGYDYETGLVFAAYTPGHGQALANGGRYNGIGAVFGRDRPATGFSSDLVALNTLGTSATPAEGAILAPEVSGPQGAGLWRAIDELRERGEVVIATLSDSAESDLHSRCDRELVFEGDSWVVKPRD; from the coding sequence ATGACTCAAGCCGATCGTTGGATGCTGCCGGATGGCATCGCGGAGATTTTGCCCGCGGGAGCTGTTCAAGTTGAAACCCTGCGCCGCCGACTGTTGGACCTCTACCATTGCTGGGGGTACGAGTTGGTGATACCGCCAATGTTGGAATTCACCGAGTCCCTGCTGGTTGGTATGGGGCGTGATCTCGACCTGAGCACCTTCAAGGTCACAGACCAGATTTCCGGCCGCACACTCGGTATTCGCGCTGATATTACCCCGCAGACAGCGCGTATCGATGCGCATAGTTTTCCTCGTGCGGGGGCTAACCGCCTGTGCTACGCGGGCCAGGTCCTGCACACCCGGCCACGTACCGCGATGGGCTCGCGTGCGCCGATCCAGATAGGTGCGGAATTGTTTGGCGTGGACAGCCTCAGTGGAGATATCGAAGTGATCTTCCTGATGCTGGAGAGCCTGCAGGTTGCCGGGATAGAAGATATTTATTTGGACCTCGGCCACGTAGCGATTTACCGAAGTCTCGCCGAGGCAGCCGGGCTCGGTGACAGTGAGCGTGAAGAACTTTCCGCGCTGCTGCAGAACAAGGCCAGTGCCGATGTTTACAGCTGGGTGTCTGAGAATATTAGTGATTCACAGGTATCGGGCTGGCTGCAAGCTCTCCCCAGTCTTGCCGGCGGGCTCGACTGCCTGGAACGAGCCGCCACTCAGTTGGCGGGAGCGCCGCAGGCTCTGTTGGATGCTTTGTCTGATCTGCAGCAGGTCGCCGAGGCTCTGGGGCAGCGCTACCCGGCGGTGACCCTGTTCTTCGATTTGAGTGAAGAGCGTGGATACGACTATGAAACCGGCTTGGTATTCGCCGCTTACACACCGGGCCACGGGCAGGCACTCGCCAATGGTGGCCGCTACAACGGTATTGGTGCAGTATTTGGCCGGGACCGCCCGGCAACGGGCTTTAGTAGTGATTTAGTGGCTCTCAACACGCTGGGTACCAGCGCGACACCCGCTGAGGGCGCCATACTCGCGCCGGAGGTAAGTGGTCCCCAGGGCGCCGGGCTGTGGCGCGCAATTGATGAGCTGCGCGAGCGGGGAGAGGTGGTCATTGCCACTCTTTCCGATAGCGCAGAGAGCGATCTTCATTCGCGCTGTGATCGCGAGCTGGTATTCGAGGGCGACTCCTGGGTGGTAAAGCCCCGGGATTGA